In the Ruminococcus sp. OA3 genome, one interval contains:
- a CDS encoding formate C-acetyltransferase/glycerol dehydratase family glycyl radical enzyme: MEKAYISRIEALRKQYLDTRVDMDVYNAKYLTEGFKESEGEPWIIQKATGFRHQCLKKNIFIQDNELLVGGAAFKPRAGILCADSSCSILDRELDTISNRKFDPFFLSEEGKKVFTEEVSDYWKNKCLLDRWQRLAPEDMRTMRDNGMIYIDRKAVRGYGETTPDWPMILSRGVGGIKKEAEEALAQLDDSHVGDLEKMFFYKSEIIAADAIIALANRHADLAEQMAAECKDEKRRAELLKIAEVNRRVPEHPARTLYEALQSMLSYEYAIYMEQNASSYNLGRIDQYLWPYYKADLDAGRITPDEAQELFDCMWIKIAELSLFQDEVTAQFAAGYCITVQVCVGGIDQYGNDATNDLSYIAIQATQDVRFKEPNLSIRYNIAKNPDSLLRKGCEAIREGLSMPAIYHDDAGIRMMLNKGVPLSEAWDWNPCGCVETNLSGRMKQYTDMADINMGGIVEMALNNGVSRITGKQCSVQTGDPRDFRTFEEFYEAIKTHIRYFVDVVVSGNQLLDYLSINYRTVPALSLGYHDCIRQGIDYSAGGAKYNCGGGVITVGQADIINSIAAVKYLIYDEKKLTMDELLKALDANFEGYEDVHQMCMDAPKYGNDDERADFCVGELFTYVTDTFETYHTKFGKMTTGMLPVSGNTPIGAWVGALPSGHYAGTPLTDGIGATGGTDVNGPTALLKSVSHIPHARFTQGTQLNMKIEPAILQGESGLRNMMNMLKTQCTLDIYHSQFNVVDKETLLAAQAHPDEHRDLLIRVAGYTAFFVELGKEVQDEIIGRTEISSFGGCGCR, from the coding sequence ATGGAAAAAGCTTATATTTCCAGAATTGAAGCTTTAAGGAAACAGTATCTTGACACACGCGTGGACATGGATGTTTACAACGCCAAATATCTCACCGAAGGCTTCAAGGAGAGCGAAGGCGAACCCTGGATCATCCAGAAAGCGACCGGATTTCGGCATCAGTGCCTGAAGAAAAATATTTTTATTCAGGACAATGAGCTGCTGGTGGGCGGCGCGGCATTCAAACCGCGTGCCGGTATCCTCTGTGCAGACAGTTCCTGTTCCATCCTGGACCGGGAGCTTGATACCATCAGCAACCGTAAATTTGACCCCTTCTTTTTAAGCGAAGAAGGCAAAAAAGTCTTCACAGAAGAGGTTTCCGACTATTGGAAAAACAAATGTCTTTTAGACCGCTGGCAAAGGCTCGCCCCGGAAGATATGCGTACCATGCGTGATAACGGCATGATCTATATCGACCGGAAGGCTGTTCGCGGCTACGGTGAGACGACCCCGGACTGGCCAATGATCCTGTCCAGGGGAGTTGGAGGAATCAAAAAGGAAGCCGAGGAAGCCCTGGCACAGCTGGATGATTCTCACGTGGGTGATCTGGAAAAAATGTTCTTCTATAAATCCGAGATCATTGCCGCTGATGCGATCATCGCGCTGGCAAACCGCCACGCAGATCTGGCGGAGCAGATGGCTGCAGAGTGCAAAGATGAAAAGCGAAGGGCCGAACTTTTGAAAATTGCCGAAGTAAACCGCCGCGTACCGGAGCATCCGGCACGTACTCTGTATGAGGCACTTCAATCGATGCTGTCATATGAATATGCTATTTATATGGAACAGAATGCATCTTCCTACAACCTGGGACGGATTGATCAGTATCTGTGGCCTTACTACAAAGCTGATCTGGATGCAGGCCGGATCACACCGGACGAGGCTCAGGAGCTGTTCGACTGTATGTGGATCAAGATCGCAGAACTTTCCCTTTTCCAGGACGAAGTAACCGCACAGTTCGCAGCTGGTTACTGCATTACGGTACAGGTATGTGTCGGCGGAATCGATCAGTATGGCAACGACGCAACCAACGACCTGTCCTACATAGCCATCCAGGCCACCCAGGATGTCCGTTTTAAGGAACCGAACCTCTCCATTCGCTACAACATCGCCAAGAATCCTGATTCTTTACTGAGAAAAGGATGCGAAGCGATCCGCGAGGGATTGTCTATGCCCGCCATCTATCATGACGATGCCGGAATCCGTATGATGCTGAACAAGGGTGTGCCGCTGTCCGAAGCGTGGGACTGGAATCCCTGCGGCTGCGTGGAGACGAACCTGTCCGGCAGAATGAAACAATATACCGATATGGCGGATATCAACATGGGCGGTATCGTAGAGATGGCACTGAACAACGGTGTATCCCGTATCACCGGCAAACAGTGCTCCGTTCAGACCGGCGATCCCAGAGACTTCAGAACCTTTGAGGAATTCTACGAAGCCATCAAGACTCATATCCGCTACTTTGTAGATGTCGTCGTATCCGGCAACCAGCTCCTGGATTACCTGAGTATCAACTATCGTACCGTTCCCGCGCTGTCACTGGGATACCACGATTGCATACGTCAGGGGATCGATTATTCGGCAGGCGGCGCAAAATACAATTGCGGGGGAGGTGTCATCACCGTAGGGCAGGCTGATATTATCAACTCCATTGCAGCTGTCAAGTATCTGATCTATGACGAGAAAAAGCTCACCATGGATGAACTTCTGAAGGCACTTGACGCCAATTTTGAAGGCTACGAAGACGTACACCAGATGTGTATGGATGCCCCCAAGTATGGCAATGACGATGAGCGTGCAGACTTCTGCGTAGGCGAACTTTTTACTTATGTGACCGATACCTTTGAAACATATCATACCAAATTCGGCAAGATGACGACCGGTATGCTGCCTGTATCCGGCAACACCCCGATCGGCGCATGGGTCGGTGCACTGCCTTCCGGTCATTACGCGGGAACACCTCTGACAGACGGAATCGGCGCCACCGGCGGAACGGATGTAAACGGTCCCACCGCTCTTCTGAAGTCTGTCAGCCACATTCCACACGCACGGTTTACGCAGGGGACACAGCTGAACATGAAGATCGAACCGGCAATCCTGCAGGGAGAATCCGGTCTTCGCAACATGATGAATATGCTAAAAACACAGTGTACCCTGGACATTTACCATTCACAGTTTAACGTGGTCGACAAAGAGACACTTCTGGCTGCCCAGGCACACCCGGATGAACACCGTGACCTTCTGATCCGTGTTGCCGGCTACACCGCATTCTTTGTCGAACTCGGCAAAGAGGTGCAGGATGAAATCATTGGACGTA